The DNA window CATCCTCAATAACGGTATTTATACACCCTCCCCTCGAGAGCCAGGTCCCCCTGAATGATAGGGCACATCCAGGATACACTTTATCACACGCCCGTACAATTGCACATGTTCTACCCACCCCTGATTCCAGAGTAACAGTTTCACCATCTCCAAGTCCCATTTTTAAGAGAGTTTCTGGATGTATAAAGACTTCTGGAAGCTTCTCTTCATCATACGGTTCTCTGGATCCTATCCATTCATGGGTCATTACTGTTAAAAGTCTCAGAGAGTTTTCATCTGAAATTCCAGTATCTGGGGGAACCTCTGATGGTAAAACAAATTTTCCGCTTTCTGTATAGAATTTAAGATCTTCAAATGGAACCTCAGGAGTTCCAGGCGATCTGTACGGTCTTTTTAGAAGATCATGGATCTCTATTCCATGGTAATCAAGGACTGGCGCTGCTATGATTTCAAGCCATTCCATGAGGGATCCCTCCAGGTTATCAAGGCCCATGAGCTCCGATAGACCCTTAATAATCCAGAATTCTGAGCGGCATTCTCCCAATGGTCTGACTGCTGCATTTACCGGAGAAATATAGGGGTGCCCATAACTACCCGCCAGATCAGTTTCCTCAAGGAAGATTGTTGCTGGAAGAAATATGTCTGCAGCATATGATGTGTCATTGAGGAAGTGGTCGACCATGACCACAAGATCCATTTCCCTGAGGGCCCCCAGTGTTTTCATTGAATTGGGGCCCAGGTTCACCGGGTTGCCTGCAGTTATGAAGACGCATTTTGCCTCTGGTGAATCCAGATTCTCAAGGTCCCCTCCAAAAAGCGGCATGGATATCTTTCTTCTGGCTTCCATGCAGACCGATTCATCAAACCCTCCGTATTCATCGAATCCGCTGTTAACACCCCCTCCCCTGATTCCTATATTACCTGATATGGCAGCTAGTGCGTCTATGAACCTGCAGGTTATGTGGGAGTTGAAGTACCTCTGCAGCCCCCAGCCAATGATTATGCTGCTCGGGCCATCTGAATAGGTGAAGGCAAGTTTATACATCATTCTTTCAGGGACCCCTGTGGTCCCTGATAGTTCAGATAGGCTGAAGGCATCAAGGACGTCCAGGTAGGCATCGGAGTTCTCTGCATGCTCATCCATAAATCTCTGATGGTGAAGTCCTTCCTCCACGATGATCTTTGAAAGTGCAATTGCAAGGTACATATCCGTGCCGGGTTTAACCTGGCAGTGGACATCTGCTCTGGCTGCCGTCTGAGTCCTTACAGGGTCAACTGTGACGATGGTTTTCCCGTTGCGCTGAGCCCTCCTTATTATCCTCCAGAGGTTAAGGTCCGTGACTGCGGGGTTACGTCCCCATATGAATATGTTTCTGCTGTTGAGGTGGTCGGATGGTTCATGGGATATCCTTCTCCCGAAATCCATTTTATGGGCCTCTATAGCTGTACCTCCACAGAGTGTCCCCTCAAGGGTTGTTGCCCCCAGCGAATTGAAAAACCTCCTGTTAAGAAGTCTAAGGGCCGTTCTTGCACCGAATCCCTGATAGTAGACTATGGATTCCGCGCCGTATTCATCCACACATCTGTTCATCGCATCAGCTAGTGTTTGAAGAGCCTCATCCCAGGATATGGTTCTCCACTGATTTCCATCCCTCATGAGGGGTTTCAGGATCCTTTTATCTGAGTAGAGCCTCATCCTGTGGTATTTGGCTGTTTTTCTGCACAGGAATCCTCTGCTGTGGGGATGTCTTCTGCTTCCCCGTATGTATCTTACCACTCCCCCCTCAACCCTGACTGTGAGACCACATGATCCTGGACAGTCCCTTGTGCAGGTTGTGAAGATTCTCATGCAACCATCATACCCTGCAGGATATGTTCAGTTCCGTGAGTGACTTCAGTATTGCTGCAGCTATTCCATCATCTGATTCAAAGACTATAACACCCCTTCTTTTAGCCTCCTCAAGTGGTTTTTCCCCTATCCTTCTGCATATTACGATTTCACAGTCATCAATAAGGTCCAGGACCCGCCTCCATCTATCATCGTGCTTCTCTATTTTTCCCCCATCCACCTTTCTTATTTCAGAAAATTTGATTTCATTATCAATCCTCTCAAAAACTATGAAAGCATCTGCATCTGCAAAGTGTCTGTTAACGTATCTTCCGTCATCCGACGCAACAGCTATCCTTATCAAATGCATCACCCTCAATCTCATATCCCTCATCATAGTGGCTCTCAAGTATCAGGTTTGTGAGGGAGTCAACAAAGGATATCCCCCCACTGTAGCCTGCTATTCTTATTCTCTGGGACCCCACCCTATCGTAAACCGGGAATCCCATCCTCATGAGGGGTATTTCAAGTTCCCTGGCGACCCTTGCGCAGTGGGAGTTTCCTATTATAACATCAATCTTTCTGCCCGCAAGCTTCTCCTTTAAGCCAAATATGTCCACTCCACTTTCTGCCGTGAATCTGGATCCCCATTTTCTCTGAAGCTGGCTGATCTTTTCATGGAAGTATCTGCTCCTGGGACCTGTGAAAACATATGGCTGCATCCCCATCTCAAGTACCAGTGATGTTACTGCAACAGCATAGGATGGGTCGGCAAATATGGCCACCCTCCTTCCTGATGTGTACTGATGGGAATCTATCATTGCATCCATCAGTCTCCCCCTCTCCCTCCTGATTGAGCGGGAAATATCTGCATGGAAAAGATCCATGAGGACCCCTAAAAATTTATCCGTACCTTCAAGGCCTGCAGGGATCTGGAGTTCAATGTTTTTAACCCCGTATTTCTTTTCGAGGAACTCCCCTCCACCGTAACCGCCAAGGTTAAGGGTGGCCATGGAGTTACCTGCCGTAGCTATGTCATGAATGGATGTTCCGTGACGTGTTATAAAATAGGGGTCACCATCGAAGGGTTCGTCAAGGGACTCCGAGTTATCGGTTATCATGAGGAAATCCGCGCCGATTCCTTCAAGTATACCCTTTATCTCTGAGGTGTCTGCGGGGCTCATGATACCATTTATGATGTTTATTCTATCCACAGGTTCAGCATGCTCCCTTACAAGTGATCTGAGAATGGATCTAACAGCGGCCTCATATCCATCCACGTGTGAACCCTTGAAGCCCGGTGATGGAACCGTTATGACCTCAGATACCCCTCTTTCCCTGTGTTTATCCACTATCCTATCAATGTCATCTCCTATGGTCTCTGAGAGGCAGCCTGAAATTACACCTATAACTTCAGGGCTGTACTGCTCTTCAACTGTCCTCAGTGCTCTTAAAAGATTTTTTTCTCCACCATATACGACTGTGGCCTCGTTAAGGGAACTTGAGGCTATATTCACCGGTTCTCTGAAGTGTCTTGTGAGCTGAAACCTCATATACGTGCTGCAACCCTGTGAACCGTGGATGAGTGGCATTGAGCCCCTGATACCAAGGAATGCCATGACAGCGCCCAGGGGCTGGCAGATAATTCCAGGATTTATTATGGTGCTTCTATGCTTCACCGAACATGCCCCCTGACCCTGATAACCTTTTTTCCCATGGTGCTTCTATGCTTCACCGAACATGCCTCCCGGTCCTTGTAACCTTTTTTTACTGGCCAGTGTCCATATGGGACTTTCCAGAGTCCTTTTAACTTCCTCTGCAAAATTCAAGAATCCTCCAAAACCTGAGAATGGCTTTATCCTGTCATGGTTAAATTCACAGAAGGGTATTCCCAGCTTATAGGAGAGGTATTTTTCCTTGGCCCCTGAAACAACCAGATCCGGCCTGTATTTCCGCAGCAGTTCTGAAAGTTCAACTGGATTCGCATCATCAAAGAGTATCAGTTCCCTTCCTGACTTCTCCATTATCTTCAGGTAGTCCTCAGGGAGCCCGTTCTGGGTTCCGCTCATTATCACCTCCATTCCAAGGTCCTCGAATGCCCTTATAAGGGACCATGCCTTGTTACCGCCCACGTATATTGCCACCTTTTTTCCCTCAAGGACTTTCCTGTAGCCTCTGATCATTCTATGTGTTTTTTCTGCCATTGAGCTGATCCATTTCTCGGCGCTGAGATCAAAGAAATCTGAAATTGATAGCAGGGAATCCATGGTCTCTTTTATGCCAAAAAAATTGACATTTATGTAGGGTATCCCGTATTTCCTCTTCATCTCCTCTGCAATGTAGCCTGATGATTTGCTGCACTGTACAATGTTAAGCTGCGCTGTGTGGGCTTCTGAGATCTCATTTATTGTTGAATCGCCTGTTATGGATGAAACCACGTGAATACCCATTTTTTCAAGTAGACCCTTTATCTCCCAGAGGTCCCCTGCAACATTGAACTCACCCACAAGGTTAACCGAGTTTTCCCTAACTTCAGCATCCCCACGTCCTACTATGTGTCTGAGAATGACATCACAGGCTAGCTGGTGGCCAAGTGACTTGTTGAAGCTTCTGAATCCCTCAGACTGTACTGGTATTACCCATTTTCCTGTTTTATTTTCTGCTGTTCTGCATACGGCCGCTATGTCGTCCCCTATAACGCCTGAAACACATGTAGAGTAAACGAATATGGCTGATGGGGAGTGGATTTCACTGATCTCCAGTATACATTCAAGGAGTTTATCCTCCCCCCCAAAAACCACATCCTTTTCCTCAAGACCAGTTGAGAATCCCATCCTGTAGAGTTCAGATTTTGAGCTTCTGCTTCCTCTGATGTCCCAGGTGCATGCCGCGCATCCAACGGGTCCATGCACAAGGTGGGCTGCATCCGTTATGGGCATGAGGACAACCCTCGCACCCCCATACACACACGACCTCTGGGTTACCATGCCTGGAAGGGACTCACGGTTACAGCGGGGTCCTCCCCCACTGCAGCTCCTTGTGAAGTGTTCTCTTCTGGGGGAGAGCATGTCTATCACTGCGTCAGGGACCTTTTCAACCTTCAAATCCCCTACGGTGCCTGCTGAAAAATTCCCTTTACTGCTGCAGTTTCCAGTGCTGTGGTTCATAGTATTCCCTGAGTACTGTGTTTGTTATTCTGTTGAGGAGATTCACAGCCCCCCTGTAACCTGTGATGGGCACCCTCTGATAGCCTACCCTGTCATATACCGGGTAGCCAACCCTCACGAGGGGTATTCCGAGGTCCTGGGCTATGAGTCTACCATCTGAGTTTCCTATCATAAGGTCAACGGGTTCCTCTGAGAGTCTTGCCTCAAGTGATCTGAGATCGGATTTTATCATGACATTTATCCTTTCATCTGCCTCAGCTGCCACCGTCTTCATCCTATCAAGGAAGAGTTCATTATCGGCTCCGGTGCACGTGTGGAGCGGAACCATGCCAAGCTCACACAGGAACCTTGATATTCCTGCCACCATGTCAGGGTCCCCGTAGACCGCGGCTGTTCTTCCAGAGAGGTACCTTGAGCTGAGGTCTGCCATGGAGTCAATCAGTATGCCTCTTTCATCAAGCAGTTCATCGCTCACATCCTTTTCTGAAATCCTGGCTGCCTTGCGGACAAATTCATCTGTGTTGCGGACCCCGATCGGCATGCAGTACTCCCCTGGAACTCTGAACCGTTTTTCAAGTGTGTTCAAAGCTTCATCCCCATACATGGTCATGCTCAGTGTTCCCATACTGTTTGATGAGTCCTCTATTTCAGGAACCGTTGTTCCTCCAGGGGGATAGAATGGCATCTGCTCTGTTTTTGATGGTCTGAGGGGTGAATCAAATGGGTCTGAGGTATCAGTTAGTATGAGGGGGTTAATGTCCATAAGCCCCAGTATGTGTTTTATCTCCCTTATGTCGCCAGGGTTGACTATGCCGGGTATTATGTTGAGTTTGTGGTTACAGTCGCCATCCTCACTGGCCAGGGTCTCTATGAATGATTTTATGGCGTTTCCATATCCCCTGAAATGGTTTTCAACGAAGCTGGGTGTTGATATGTGGACCAGTTTTGTCTGGAATCTCTCTCCAAGTTCCTCGCGAAGTTCGGTTTCAGCGACCCTCATGAATCCATCCACGTCATCCCCTATTATTTCACTTGAACAGGTGGTTACAATTCCCACAAGGTCGGGTCTGAATCTCTTCACAAGGTTTTTAACACCGTTTATTATGTTACTTCTACCCCCAAATACAGCAGCGTCCTCATGGAGTGATGTTACGGCTATCTCTGCGGGTTCTCTGAAGTGTCTGTTAAGCCCGTATCTCACAAAGGTGCTGCAGCCCTGGGAGCCGTGGACCAGAGGCAGACCCCTCCTTATACCCAGGGTTGCGAACATTGCACCGAATGGCTGGCAGGTGACGAGGGGGTTTATCACGAGCTCCCTTCCCCTCTCCATCACGTTTATTTCTGACATCAGTTAACATCCTCCTCAAATTCAATCAGGTCCCATACAGGATTGTATATTGCTGCGTACATGTCCCTAGCCAGGTTAAGGAAACCCTCAAAGCCAATGTATGGCCCGTTTTCATATGAATGGATGAGTATACAGGGCACTCCAAGTTTATGGGCGAGGTATTTCTCCTTTATTCCTGACAGGATGATGTCTGGCCTGTATCTCTCGATGATCTCCTCGAGTTCCAGTGAGTTGGGGTCATCCACTATCACTGTACCCTCCCTGACCCTTTTCTTGATCTTCTCGTAGCCGTCTTCGTGTTCGAACATTGTTGAAACTGCAACCACTTCCATTCCAAGTTCATCCTCAAGTGGTCTGGGAAGATGCCAGTTTTTCGGGCCTCCTGAGAAAACCCAGACCCTCTTACCCCTGAGCTTATCCCTGAGATACTGAATCTCTGGACCTATTTTTTCCATTCTATCCTCTATCACTCTCTCTGCCCTCTCGGGCATTCCGAAATACTCCCCTATTGCCATGAGGTTTTTTCTGCAGTATTCTATTCCAAAGAAGTCAACCTTCATGTAGGGGACACCATATCTCTCCTCAAGGAGCTTTGCAATGTAGTTTGCTGATCTCTGACATCTGACCAGACTCAGCTTTGCCCTGTGCATCCACTTTATCTCGTCGTGGCAGCAGTCGCCTGTGAATGTGCTCAGGACGTTTATCCCCATCTCCTCAAAGTATTTTTTAAGGACCCAGAGGTCCCCATCGATATTGTACTCCCCTATGAGGTTCACGTCATATTCTGTTGTTCTGGGGGGCTCTGCGGTTCCCACCAGGTCCTCAAAGAGTGTGTAGTTTGCAACCTGGTGTCCCTTTGACTGTGTTGGACCTGCAAATCCTGGAGCGTTTATTGCAACAACATCCTTACCTATCTCCTCTGAGACCTCCCTTGAAATTGCATCAATATCGTCCCCTATGAGGCCTGTTGTACAGGTTGCATAGGTGTAAACTGCATTTGCCTCAGGGAATTCCCTGACCGCCTCCAGGATGCACCTTTTGAGTTTGTCCATACCACCGAACACCACATCCGACTCACTCAGATCCGTTCCTGTTATGTATTTAAGGTTGAAGTTTTCTATTGGGAA is part of the Methanothermobacter sp. K4 genome and encodes:
- a CDS encoding nitrogenase component 1; this encodes MSEINVMERGRELVINPLVTCQPFGAMFATLGIRRGLPLVHGSQGCSTFVRYGLNRHFREPAEIAVTSLHEDAAVFGGRSNIINGVKNLVKRFRPDLVGIVTTCSSEIIGDDVDGFMRVAETELREELGERFQTKLVHISTPSFVENHFRGYGNAIKSFIETLASEDGDCNHKLNIIPGIVNPGDIREIKHILGLMDINPLILTDTSDPFDSPLRPSKTEQMPFYPPGGTTVPEIEDSSNSMGTLSMTMYGDEALNTLEKRFRVPGEYCMPIGVRNTDEFVRKAARISEKDVSDELLDERGILIDSMADLSSRYLSGRTAAVYGDPDMVAGISRFLCELGMVPLHTCTGADNELFLDRMKTVAAEADERINVMIKSDLRSLEARLSEEPVDLMIGNSDGRLIAQDLGIPLVRVGYPVYDRVGYQRVPITGYRGAVNLLNRITNTVLREYYEPQHWKLQQ
- the nifE gene encoding nitrogenase iron-molybdenum cofactor biosynthesis protein NifE, which codes for MNHSTGNCSSKGNFSAGTVGDLKVEKVPDAVIDMLSPRREHFTRSCSGGGPRCNRESLPGMVTQRSCVYGGARVVLMPITDAAHLVHGPVGCAACTWDIRGSRSSKSELYRMGFSTGLEEKDVVFGGEDKLLECILEISEIHSPSAIFVYSTCVSGVIGDDIAAVCRTAENKTGKWVIPVQSEGFRSFNKSLGHQLACDVILRHIVGRGDAEVRENSVNLVGEFNVAGDLWEIKGLLEKMGIHVVSSITGDSTINEISEAHTAQLNIVQCSKSSGYIAEEMKRKYGIPYINVNFFGIKETMDSLLSISDFFDLSAEKWISSMAEKTHRMIRGYRKVLEGKKVAIYVGGNKAWSLIRAFEDLGMEVIMSGTQNGLPEDYLKIMEKSGRELILFDDANPVELSELLRKYRPDLVVSGAKEKYLSYKLGIPFCEFNHDRIKPFSGFGGFLNFAEEVKRTLESPIWTLASKKRLQGPGGMFGEA
- a CDS encoding molybdopterin-dependent oxidoreductase, whose product is MRIFTTCTRDCPGSCGLTVRVEGGVVRYIRGSRRHPHSRGFLCRKTAKYHRMRLYSDKRILKPLMRDGNQWRTISWDEALQTLADAMNRCVDEYGAESIVYYQGFGARTALRLLNRRFFNSLGATTLEGTLCGGTAIEAHKMDFGRRISHEPSDHLNSRNIFIWGRNPAVTDLNLWRIIRRAQRNGKTIVTVDPVRTQTAARADVHCQVKPGTDMYLAIALSKIIVEEGLHHQRFMDEHAENSDAYLDVLDAFSLSELSGTTGVPERMMYKLAFTYSDGPSSIIIGWGLQRYFNSHITCRFIDALAAISGNIGIRGGGVNSGFDEYGGFDESVCMEARRKISMPLFGGDLENLDSPEAKCVFITAGNPVNLGPNSMKTLGALREMDLVVMVDHFLNDTSYAADIFLPATIFLEETDLAGSYGHPYISPVNAAVRPLGECRSEFWIIKGLSELMGLDNLEGSLMEWLEIIAAPVLDYHGIEIHDLLKRPYRSPGTPEVPFEDLKFYTESGKFVLPSEVPPDTGISDENSLRLLTVMTHEWIGSREPYDEEKLPEVFIHPETLLKMGLGDGETVTLESGVGRTCAIVRACDKVYPGCALSFRGTWLSRGGCINTVIEDGKTVMGHGTPYHETRIKIKKRH
- a CDS encoding nitrogenase component 1; the protein is MKHRSTIINPGIICQPLGAVMAFLGIRGSMPLIHGSQGCSTYMRFQLTRHFREPVNIASSSLNEATVVYGGEKNLLRALRTVEEQYSPEVIGVISGCLSETIGDDIDRIVDKHRERGVSEVITVPSPGFKGSHVDGYEAAVRSILRSLVREHAEPVDRINIINGIMSPADTSEIKGILEGIGADFLMITDNSESLDEPFDGDPYFITRHGTSIHDIATAGNSMATLNLGGYGGGEFLEKKYGVKNIELQIPAGLEGTDKFLGVLMDLFHADISRSIRRERGRLMDAMIDSHQYTSGRRVAIFADPSYAVAVTSLVLEMGMQPYVFTGPRSRYFHEKISQLQRKWGSRFTAESGVDIFGLKEKLAGRKIDVIIGNSHCARVARELEIPLMRMGFPVYDRVGSQRIRIAGYSGGISFVDSLTNLILESHYDEGYEIEGDAFDKDSCCVG
- a CDS encoding nitrogenase subunit alpha, with amino-acid sequence MPFELFDVDAEIPDRKKHIYVKKQGDPEGDIPACNTTTIPGCMTERGCAFAGAKGVITGAIKDALHVIHSPVGCTAYGYGTKRYPTSQEMPDGSLFPIENFNLKYITGTDLSESDVVFGGMDKLKRCILEAVREFPEANAVYTYATCTTGLIGDDIDAISREVSEEIGKDVVAINAPGFAGPTQSKGHQVANYTLFEDLVGTAEPPRTTEYDVNLIGEYNIDGDLWVLKKYFEEMGINVLSTFTGDCCHDEIKWMHRAKLSLVRCQRSANYIAKLLEERYGVPYMKVDFFGIEYCRKNLMAIGEYFGMPERAERVIEDRMEKIGPEIQYLRDKLRGKRVWVFSGGPKNWHLPRPLEDELGMEVVAVSTMFEHEDGYEKIKKRVREGTVIVDDPNSLELEEIIERYRPDIILSGIKEKYLAHKLGVPCILIHSYENGPYIGFEGFLNLARDMYAAIYNPVWDLIEFEEDVN
- a CDS encoding NifB/NifX family molybdenum-iron cluster-binding protein produces the protein MIRIAVASDDGRYVNRHFADADAFIVFERIDNEIKFSEIRKVDGGKIEKHDDRWRRVLDLIDDCEIVICRRIGEKPLEEAKRRGVIVFESDDGIAAAILKSLTELNISCRV